In a single window of the Centropristis striata isolate RG_2023a ecotype Rhode Island chromosome 18, C.striata_1.0, whole genome shotgun sequence genome:
- the knstrn gene encoding small kinetochore-associated protein produces MSSKIPRGFQVPAETKKTGHKLEPRDTATAMATANAAHKSDAILKPQKENVQRKNVAPKVHKGVSTRYGQQAELKGQNQHLMATNEELQRNLTESQQRVAELELQYREIEKENAEVQKNLKDCHILLVAANIDPVLGERVGEATRQNEDQRKEVMSVSADLLNELNQFGDTASQQRAQLEEIQTTMTEMANTRERVMQERENFSLEAAEMERALKEAEALLS; encoded by the exons ATGTCTTCAAAAATTCCAAGGG gtttCCAGGTACCCGCAGAAACTAAGAAAACAGGTCATAAACTTGAACCCAGAGACACAGCAACTGCAATGGCAACAGCAAATGCTGCACACAAATCAGATGCTATCCTTAAACCTCAAAAAGAAAACGTGCAAAG gaaAAATGTTGCTCCTAAAGTTCACAAAGG GGTCTCCACCAGGTACGGGCAACAGGCGGAGCTCAAGGGGCAAAATCAGCATCTGATGGCCACCAATGAGGAGCTGCAGAGAAACCTCACAGAGTCACAG CAAAGAGTGGCTGAGTTGGAGCTGCAGTACAGGGAGATTGAAAAGGAGAATGCAGAGGTACAGAAAAACCTGAAAGACTGTCACATACTCCTAGTCGCGGCCAATATAGACCCAG TTTTAGGAGAAAGAGTTGGAGAAGCTACACGACAAAATGAAGATCAAAGAAAAGAAGTTATG AGTGTTTCTGCAGACCTGCTGAATGAGTTAAATCAGTTTGGAGACACTGCATCACAGCAACGTGCTCAGCTAGAG GAAATCCAAACAACAATGACAGAAATGGCTAATACACGGGAGCGTGTGATGCAGGAGAGGGAGAACTTTTCCCTGGAGGCCGCTGAAATGGAAAGAGCTCTGAAGGAAGCAGAAGCTCTCTTGTCGTAA